A genome region from Leptospiraceae bacterium includes the following:
- a CDS encoding type II secretion system protein, producing MKITRIRRGFTLIEISIALAVAASAIVFTFSLISKGLSLQRQSITLTNAVLAKIKMAQIDTSPKLETTSSKGEILYYEGYRYETEIKEEELDLLKLAEQGGEKEIC from the coding sequence ATGAAGATAACTAGAATTAGGCGCGGATTTACTTTAATCGAAATTTCAATCGCACTTGCAGTTGCCGCGAGTGCGATTGTATTTACATTTTCTCTTATAAGTAAGGGTTTGTCCTTGCAGAGACAATCAATAACTCTTACGAATGCAGTTTTAGCTAAAATCAAAATGGCTCAAATTGATACGAGTCCAAAACTAGAAACAACCAGCTCAAAAGGAGAAATTCTATACTACGAAGGTTATAGATACGAAACAGAAATCAAAGAAGAAGAGTTAGATCTTTTAAAACTCGCTGAACAAGGGGGAGAAAAAGAAATCTGCTAA